A genomic segment from Malus domestica chromosome 05, GDT2T_hap1 encodes:
- the LOC103435626 gene encoding probable receptor-like protein kinase At1g30570 isoform X2 → MSEFSVLGEISRKNAYLLSSGSNVTSFLVKEYILAIKEDVLVFEFIPVKGSFGFVNAIEIVPAMDTLFAGSVSKVGGNGANQNISWQGIETMYRLNVGGSEIDPGQDADLWRTWELDFSYMITANAGLEISNSSNITYSSANDTSVAPILVYETARTMSNTEVLEKRFNMSWKFEVDPDFDYLVRLHFCELTFDKANQRIFRIYINNRTAADNFNVFARAGGKNKAYHQDFFDVVSPKVDTLWIQLGPDTAAGAAGTDALLNGLEIFKLSRNGNLGYVEKYDSGVTSPRGSKTRILWVGVGAGIASVAILAIVLFCFCNRRRGKSRDTKNTPAGWRPLFLNGSILNSSVNAKGAGSQNPYGSVASIRAGKRFMLPEIRAATNNFDESLVIGLGGFGKVYKGETDVGTFVAIKRANPQSQQGLAEFETEIEMLSKLRHRHLVSLIGFCEEKNEMILVYEYMGNGTLRSHLFGSDLPPLTFKQRVEGCIGAARGLHYLHTGADRGIIHRDVKTTNILLDENFVAKMSDFGLSKTGPALDHTHVSTAVKGSFGYLDPEYYRRQQLTEKSDVYSFGVVLFEAVCARPVINPTLPKDQINLAEWAMKWQRKRSLESIIDRRLEGNYCPEALKKFGEIAEKCLADEGKSRPTMGEVLWHLEYILQLHEAWMSSNAGHNSFTSSQAFGGEAEEGEGPPSLDEETGCSGKSTARKSTESAEGDERHDN, encoded by the coding sequence ATGTCGGAATTCAGCGTTTTGGGTGAGATATCGCGGAAAAATGCGTACTTGTTGAGTTCAGGGAGCAATGTaacttctttcttggttaagGAGTACATTTTGGCCATCAAAGAGGATGTGCTTGTTTTTGAGTTCATCCCGGTAAAGGGTTCATTTGGATTCGTAAATGCGATTGAAATTGTTCCGGCTATGGATACACTCTTTGCAGGATCAGTTAGTAAAGTGGGTGGAAATGGTGCAAATCAGAATATAAGTTGGCAAGGGATTGAGACTATGTATAGGTTGAATGTTGGGGGTTCGGAAATTGATCCCGGTCAGGATGCAGATCTTTGGAGAACATGGGAACTGGATTTTAGCTACATGATCACAGCAAATGCCGGGTTGGAAATAAGTAACAGTTCCAACATTACCTATTCGTCTGCGAATGATACCTCGGTGGCTCCAATTCTTGTGTATGAAACCGCAAGAACTATGTCCAACACTGAAGTATTGGAGAAAAGGTTCAACATGTCGTGGAAGTTTGAGGTGGATCCTGATTTCGATTATTTAGTTCGACTGCATTTCTGTGAGCTGACTTTTGACAAAGCAAACCAGAGGATCTTCAGAATCTACATAAACAACAGGACTGCAGCAGataatttcaatgtttttgccCGTGCGGGGGGCAAGAACAAAGCGTATCATCAGGACTTTTTCGATGTGGTGTCTCCGAAAGTTGACACACTATGGATTCAATTGGGTCCTGACACAGCAGCTGGGGCAGCAGGAACTGATGCTCTCTTGAATGGCTTGGAGATTTTCAAGCTCAGTAGAAATGGGAATCTCGGTTatgttgagaagtatgattcaGGTGTTACTTCACCACGGGGTTCAAAAACTCGAATTCTTTGGGTGGGAGTTGGAGCAGGTATAGCTTCTGTTGCCATTCTTGCCATTGTCCTTTTCTGTTTCTGCAATAGACGGAGAGGAAAATCACGTGACACGAAAAACACCCCCGCTGGGTGGAGGCCGTTATTCCTTAATGGCTCCATTTTAAACAGCAGTGTCAATGCCAAGGGAGCAGGAAGCCAGAATCCATATGGTTCTGTGGCCTCTATCAGAGCTGGCAAGCGGTTCATGCTACCAGAGATTCGTGCAGCAACGAATAATTTTGATGAAAGTTTAGTAATTGGACTTGGAGGCTTTGGTAAGGTGTACAAAGGGGAGACTGATGTTGGCACTTTCGTAGCAATCAAGCGAGCCAACCCCCAATCTCAGCAAGGACTGGCTGAGTTTGAGACGGAGATTGAGATGCTCTCCAAGCTCAGGCATAGACACTTGGTGTCATTGATTGGATTctgtgaagaaaaaaatgagatgATCTTGGTTTACGAATACATGGGAAATGGGACCCTTAGAAGCCATCTCTTTGGGAGTGATCTCCCACCGCTAACTTTTAAGCAACGAGTAGAAGGGTGCATTGGTGCTGCTCGAGGACTCCATTACCTTCATACTGGAGCAGATAGGGGGATAATCCACAGGGATGTCAAGACAACCAACATACTGCTAGATGAAAATTTTGTTGCGAAAATGTCCGACTTTGGATTGTCTAAAACTGGCCCAGCTTTGGACCACACCCATGTTAGTACTGCAGTTAAAGGAAGCTTCGGATATCTGGACCCTGAATATTATCGACGACAGCAGTTGACAGAGAAATCTGATGTCTACTCGTTTGGCGTGGTGCTGTTTGAAGCTGTTTGTGCTAGGCCAGTCATAAACCCAACCTTGCCAAAAGATCAGATCAATCTCGCAGAATGGGCAATGAAGTGGCAACGAAAGAGATCACTCGAGTCCATCATTGACCGTCGTCTTGAAGGAAACTATTGTCCCGAGGCACTGAAGAAGTTTGGGGAGATAGCGGAGAAATGTCTCGCTGACGAGGGGAAGAGCCGGCCAACAATGGGGGAAGTTCTGTGGCACTTGGAGTATATCTTGCAACTCCACGAAGCTTGGATGAGTAGCAATGCTGGACACAATTCTTTTACAAGTAGTCAGGCTTTTGGGGGAGAAGCAGAAGAGGGCGAAGGACCTCCGAGTTTAGACGAAGAGACAGGTTGCAGCGGAAAGTCGACCGCTAGAAAATCCACTGAATCTGCAGAAGGAGATGAGAGGCATGACAACTGA
- the LOC103435626 gene encoding probable receptor-like protein kinase At1g30570 isoform X1 — MALLGREIFGLLFPVIFCAFAQSKSLLINCGTNSSITVSGRKWVGDLAPNNSITLSSPANAASTAPSSVDSTASAPLYATARIFDGGLNYTFPGSRGNYFVRLHFCPFPFDNYNVNESRFGVVANGLKLMSEFSVLGEISRKNAYLLSSGSNVTSFLVKEYILAIKEDVLVFEFIPVKGSFGFVNAIEIVPAMDTLFAGSVSKVGGNGANQNISWQGIETMYRLNVGGSEIDPGQDADLWRTWELDFSYMITANAGLEISNSSNITYSSANDTSVAPILVYETARTMSNTEVLEKRFNMSWKFEVDPDFDYLVRLHFCELTFDKANQRIFRIYINNRTAADNFNVFARAGGKNKAYHQDFFDVVSPKVDTLWIQLGPDTAAGAAGTDALLNGLEIFKLSRNGNLGYVEKYDSGVTSPRGSKTRILWVGVGAGIASVAILAIVLFCFCNRRRGKSRDTKNTPAGWRPLFLNGSILNSSVNAKGAGSQNPYGSVASIRAGKRFMLPEIRAATNNFDESLVIGLGGFGKVYKGETDVGTFVAIKRANPQSQQGLAEFETEIEMLSKLRHRHLVSLIGFCEEKNEMILVYEYMGNGTLRSHLFGSDLPPLTFKQRVEGCIGAARGLHYLHTGADRGIIHRDVKTTNILLDENFVAKMSDFGLSKTGPALDHTHVSTAVKGSFGYLDPEYYRRQQLTEKSDVYSFGVVLFEAVCARPVINPTLPKDQINLAEWAMKWQRKRSLESIIDRRLEGNYCPEALKKFGEIAEKCLADEGKSRPTMGEVLWHLEYILQLHEAWMSSNAGHNSFTSSQAFGGEAEEGEGPPSLDEETGCSGKSTARKSTESAEGDERHDN; from the coding sequence ATGGCTCTTCTGGGCAGGGAGATTTTTGGGCTGCTTTTTCCGGTGATTTTCTGTGCATTTGCTCAGTCTAAATCTCTTCTGATAAATTGTGGCACGAATTCAAGCATTACTGTGAGTGGTAGGAAATGGGTTGGTGACTTGGCCCCCAACAACAGCATCACTCTCAGCTCCCCTGCCAATGCTGCATCCACAGCTCCCTCAAGTGTTGATTCAACAGCATCCGCGCCGCTGTATGCGACCGCTCGAATTTTCGATGGTGGCTTGAACTACACGTTCCCAGGTAGTAGAGGGAACTACTTTGTTAGGCTCCATTTCTGTCCTTTTCCATTTGATAATTACAATGTGAATGAATCTAGATTTGGAGTTGTGGCAAATGGTCTTAAGTTGATGTCGGAATTCAGCGTTTTGGGTGAGATATCGCGGAAAAATGCGTACTTGTTGAGTTCAGGGAGCAATGTaacttctttcttggttaagGAGTACATTTTGGCCATCAAAGAGGATGTGCTTGTTTTTGAGTTCATCCCGGTAAAGGGTTCATTTGGATTCGTAAATGCGATTGAAATTGTTCCGGCTATGGATACACTCTTTGCAGGATCAGTTAGTAAAGTGGGTGGAAATGGTGCAAATCAGAATATAAGTTGGCAAGGGATTGAGACTATGTATAGGTTGAATGTTGGGGGTTCGGAAATTGATCCCGGTCAGGATGCAGATCTTTGGAGAACATGGGAACTGGATTTTAGCTACATGATCACAGCAAATGCCGGGTTGGAAATAAGTAACAGTTCCAACATTACCTATTCGTCTGCGAATGATACCTCGGTGGCTCCAATTCTTGTGTATGAAACCGCAAGAACTATGTCCAACACTGAAGTATTGGAGAAAAGGTTCAACATGTCGTGGAAGTTTGAGGTGGATCCTGATTTCGATTATTTAGTTCGACTGCATTTCTGTGAGCTGACTTTTGACAAAGCAAACCAGAGGATCTTCAGAATCTACATAAACAACAGGACTGCAGCAGataatttcaatgtttttgccCGTGCGGGGGGCAAGAACAAAGCGTATCATCAGGACTTTTTCGATGTGGTGTCTCCGAAAGTTGACACACTATGGATTCAATTGGGTCCTGACACAGCAGCTGGGGCAGCAGGAACTGATGCTCTCTTGAATGGCTTGGAGATTTTCAAGCTCAGTAGAAATGGGAATCTCGGTTatgttgagaagtatgattcaGGTGTTACTTCACCACGGGGTTCAAAAACTCGAATTCTTTGGGTGGGAGTTGGAGCAGGTATAGCTTCTGTTGCCATTCTTGCCATTGTCCTTTTCTGTTTCTGCAATAGACGGAGAGGAAAATCACGTGACACGAAAAACACCCCCGCTGGGTGGAGGCCGTTATTCCTTAATGGCTCCATTTTAAACAGCAGTGTCAATGCCAAGGGAGCAGGAAGCCAGAATCCATATGGTTCTGTGGCCTCTATCAGAGCTGGCAAGCGGTTCATGCTACCAGAGATTCGTGCAGCAACGAATAATTTTGATGAAAGTTTAGTAATTGGACTTGGAGGCTTTGGTAAGGTGTACAAAGGGGAGACTGATGTTGGCACTTTCGTAGCAATCAAGCGAGCCAACCCCCAATCTCAGCAAGGACTGGCTGAGTTTGAGACGGAGATTGAGATGCTCTCCAAGCTCAGGCATAGACACTTGGTGTCATTGATTGGATTctgtgaagaaaaaaatgagatgATCTTGGTTTACGAATACATGGGAAATGGGACCCTTAGAAGCCATCTCTTTGGGAGTGATCTCCCACCGCTAACTTTTAAGCAACGAGTAGAAGGGTGCATTGGTGCTGCTCGAGGACTCCATTACCTTCATACTGGAGCAGATAGGGGGATAATCCACAGGGATGTCAAGACAACCAACATACTGCTAGATGAAAATTTTGTTGCGAAAATGTCCGACTTTGGATTGTCTAAAACTGGCCCAGCTTTGGACCACACCCATGTTAGTACTGCAGTTAAAGGAAGCTTCGGATATCTGGACCCTGAATATTATCGACGACAGCAGTTGACAGAGAAATCTGATGTCTACTCGTTTGGCGTGGTGCTGTTTGAAGCTGTTTGTGCTAGGCCAGTCATAAACCCAACCTTGCCAAAAGATCAGATCAATCTCGCAGAATGGGCAATGAAGTGGCAACGAAAGAGATCACTCGAGTCCATCATTGACCGTCGTCTTGAAGGAAACTATTGTCCCGAGGCACTGAAGAAGTTTGGGGAGATAGCGGAGAAATGTCTCGCTGACGAGGGGAAGAGCCGGCCAACAATGGGGGAAGTTCTGTGGCACTTGGAGTATATCTTGCAACTCCACGAAGCTTGGATGAGTAGCAATGCTGGACACAATTCTTTTACAAGTAGTCAGGCTTTTGGGGGAGAAGCAGAAGAGGGCGAAGGACCTCCGAGTTTAGACGAAGAGACAGGTTGCAGCGGAAAGTCGACCGCTAGAAAATCCACTGAATCTGCAGAAGGAGATGAGAGGCATGACAACTGA